The following are encoded in a window of bacterium SCSIO 12643 genomic DNA:
- a CDS encoding RNA polymerase sigma factor, translating to MPHKEQYFKTVLSQSKDKIYRLCLGYTGNRMDADDLFQDISIKIWQNLSSFRAESHIDTWIYRIATNTALLYVRKKKRIHKTSDITREESDLVDAEVHGLGDSEDNLGQLYKSISSLKEMDRIIISLVLEGHSYLEIAEITGMSMSNVGVKINRIKKALAVKMRSYG from the coding sequence ATGCCTCATAAAGAGCAATATTTTAAGACCGTCCTGTCACAATCTAAAGACAAAATTTACAGATTGTGTTTGGGCTATACAGGTAATCGCATGGATGCAGATGACCTGTTTCAGGATATCAGTATAAAAATATGGCAAAATTTGAGTTCGTTTAGAGCGGAAAGTCACATTGATACCTGGATTTATAGAATTGCAACAAATACAGCTCTGTTATATGTCAGGAAAAAGAAGAGGATACATAAAACGAGTGATATTACTCGTGAAGAATCTGATTTAGTGGATGCGGAGGTACATGGTTTAGGTGATTCTGAGGATAATCTGGGGCAATTATATAAATCTATTTCATCCTTAAAAGAGATGGATCGGATTATCATTAGTCTGGTTTTAGAGGGACATAGTTATCTTGAGATTGCAGAGATTACCGGGATGAGTATGTCCAATGTAGGAGTGAAAATCAATAGGATAAAAAAAGCTTTAGCGGTTAAAATGAGAAGTTATGGATAA
- a CDS encoding AAA family ATPase translates to MHIPNIIQYYHDCYRSDNRELVIFDFLNRKVENKVFFDGKEELLNNLYPIKSFPKLKAENIIKKLKLYSKEKELLYGSFFICGQYVDQRGIKNRLCAPLFYYPAEVTYKDEFYYASINATHQKLNYPLIQMLMEGEQGEIFNDPLFQNLSKSHITFGDMSKLKRICNKYFPQLNTDYVLSYPDNVSIKTVKSKIQQVITKDSDELFLFPTSIMGIVSKSTNTRGVLNELTELYHQQDFSIPLKSIFDTDQIQPEYKPYQRTELPMILSAAQSAILKSASSNPLTTIIGPPGTGKTYTIGAIAMDHMSRGESVLIASRTDEAVDVIMHKISDLVGIDRCVVRGGRKRTYSTSLNRFLKALLTRVRKLRYLQKEFDVNLKGGFYELVEKTEEIRVGTVYRRDWIEELENQIVDAIDIELKWGRHLSEEDKTIWNKLKTRYLKFRNSVQTPLWEHSEKLHQYDQSQIQKVRLLIRQKYIIQILEVLQNNWGDLKSFYEAIKLASDTERLSRFQDIHFKAILKAFPIWLTSLTEVKNVLPFEKELFDVVIIDEATQCDIASCLPMIQRAKRVVIAGDPNQLRHVSFLSRGMQELYKEKYRLQNFDSSMLNYRDKSILDLVMSSLNSGDQVAMLDEHFRSKSSIIHFSNKHFYDDGLKVMTSRPDEREESLVIVQCNGHRTKDGVNREEIKQLLEDVVVLIQSEKDIDTDQCTTIGILSPFRSQVEAIEGGLHGRVSIEEIEKHKLRIGTAYSFQGDERDVMFLSFVVDPNSHHSALIHINKEDVFNVAITRARNKQYVYVSVTPKDLKTNSVLYSYLAKGHKTIHSESDNNLHDRFLAEVRDYIQEIGILTSWEGFMIAGTTLDLLVKSNDTYVAIDLIGYPGEYEHSFGVERYRILNRAGVRIFPLSYSDWYFDREVVQETLKNVLFRKTKIRIEE, encoded by the coding sequence ATGCATATCCCTAACATTATTCAGTATTATCATGATTGTTACAGATCTGATAATAGAGAATTAGTAATCTTTGATTTTTTAAATCGTAAAGTAGAGAATAAAGTCTTTTTTGATGGGAAAGAAGAATTACTTAATAACCTTTATCCTATAAAATCATTTCCAAAACTAAAGGCAGAAAATATAATCAAGAAATTAAAGCTTTATAGTAAAGAAAAAGAGTTGCTTTATGGTTCTTTTTTTATCTGCGGACAATATGTTGATCAAAGAGGAATAAAAAATAGATTATGTGCTCCACTATTTTATTATCCTGCCGAAGTTACTTACAAAGATGAATTTTACTACGCATCCATAAATGCAACGCATCAGAAATTAAACTATCCGTTAATTCAAATGTTAATGGAAGGTGAACAAGGAGAGATTTTCAATGATCCATTGTTTCAAAACCTTTCTAAATCTCATATCACATTTGGGGATATGAGTAAGCTTAAGAGAATCTGTAATAAGTATTTTCCTCAGCTGAATACAGATTATGTCTTAAGTTACCCGGATAATGTGAGTATAAAGACGGTTAAATCAAAGATTCAGCAGGTTATTACTAAAGATTCTGATGAATTGTTTCTGTTCCCAACAAGTATTATGGGAATAGTTTCTAAATCCACAAACACCAGAGGCGTATTAAATGAATTAACAGAATTGTATCATCAACAGGATTTTTCTATTCCCTTAAAATCCATATTTGATACGGATCAGATACAACCGGAATATAAACCATATCAGCGTACGGAGTTACCCATGATTTTAAGTGCAGCGCAAAGTGCTATTTTAAAATCTGCTTCAAGTAATCCACTCACCACGATTATTGGCCCACCCGGAACAGGAAAGACCTATACCATAGGAGCTATAGCTATGGATCATATGAGTAGAGGTGAGTCTGTTTTAATTGCATCGAGAACAGATGAGGCTGTAGATGTGATCATGCATAAAATATCGGATTTGGTTGGAATTGATAGATGTGTGGTTCGAGGCGGAAGGAAACGCACATATTCTACGTCATTAAATAGATTTCTGAAGGCATTGTTGACCAGAGTGCGAAAACTTCGCTATTTACAGAAAGAATTTGATGTTAATCTGAAGGGTGGGTTTTATGAGCTAGTAGAGAAAACTGAAGAGATTAGGGTAGGTACTGTGTATCGAAGAGATTGGATAGAAGAGTTGGAAAATCAAATTGTTGATGCGATAGATATTGAGCTTAAATGGGGCCGACACCTGAGCGAAGAGGATAAAACAATATGGAACAAGTTAAAAACGCGGTATCTAAAGTTTAGAAATTCTGTGCAAACTCCTCTTTGGGAGCACAGTGAAAAACTTCATCAATATGACCAATCTCAAATTCAGAAGGTAAGATTGTTAATTCGACAGAAGTATATAATTCAGATACTAGAAGTTTTGCAAAACAATTGGGGAGATCTGAAATCATTTTATGAGGCCATTAAATTGGCAAGTGATACAGAGAGGTTATCCAGATTTCAAGATATACACTTTAAGGCCATTCTTAAAGCATTTCCAATTTGGCTCACCAGTCTTACCGAAGTTAAAAATGTATTGCCTTTTGAAAAGGAGTTATTTGATGTGGTCATTATAGATGAAGCTACACAATGTGATATAGCGAGTTGCTTGCCAATGATACAGAGAGCAAAGCGAGTAGTTATTGCAGGAGACCCCAATCAGTTGAGACATGTCTCATTTTTATCCAGAGGAATGCAGGAGCTATATAAAGAAAAGTACCGACTGCAGAATTTTGATTCGAGCATGTTGAATTATCGTGATAAAAGTATACTTGATTTAGTGATGTCATCATTGAACTCCGGAGATCAGGTGGCTATGCTGGATGAGCATTTTAGGAGTAAATCATCTATTATTCATTTTAGCAATAAACATTTTTACGATGACGGGCTAAAAGTGATGACTTCACGGCCTGATGAACGAGAAGAAAGTTTGGTAATTGTTCAGTGTAATGGACATAGAACAAAGGATGGGGTGAATAGGGAAGAAATTAAACAATTGCTGGAGGATGTTGTGGTTTTAATCCAATCAGAGAAAGATATCGATACTGATCAATGTACTACCATTGGAATTCTTTCACCGTTTAGATCCCAAGTAGAAGCAATTGAGGGAGGTTTGCACGGTCGCGTTTCTATAGAAGAAATCGAAAAGCATAAGTTAAGAATAGGAACAGCCTATAGTTTTCAAGGAGATGAAAGAGATGTCATGTTTTTATCTTTTGTGGTGGATCCAAATAGTCATCATTCAGCTTTGATTCATATCAATAAAGAAGACGTTTTTAATGTAGCGATTACACGTGCCAGAAATAAACAATACGTGTATGTTTCTGTTACACCTAAAGACTTGAAGACAAACTCTGTACTTTATTCCTATCTTGCAAAAGGTCATAAGACGATACATTCAGAATCGGATAATAATTTACATGATCGGTTTTTAGCAGAAGTAAGAGATTATATCCAGGAAATAGGAATTCTTACGAGTTGGGAAGGTTTTATGATAGCAGGTACAACTTTAGATTTACTGGTGAAATCAAACGATACGTATGTGGCTATTGATTTGATAGGTTATCCTGGTGAATACGAACATTCTTTTGGAGTTGAACGATATCGGATACTAAATAGAGCAGGAGTTCGCATATTTCCATTGTCCTATTCTGATTGGTATTTTGATAGAGAGGTAGTTCAGGAAACGTTAAAGAATGTGTTGTTCAGGAAAACAAAAATCAGGATCGAAGAATGA
- a CDS encoding DUF2490 domain-containing protein translates to MKRGIQLQNIVKLKKPLKIWLLGIIVFLGMGRVGFGQQISYTNQQWFQYYNKLKFNDHWLLLSDAGYRFRNGFQQKSQYLIRAAAGYKLNKNLRFAAGMAHLGFYGTEKLRMVEFRPHQQFTIFHEGKRSKFKHRFRLEERYFETIKTEHVDKVYRFNLRWRYRILWNYLLNPNASKSTSFWFHLGDEILLNAGTGIGHRVFDQNRFLIGGSARFNSMLVFSFTYNYQWRSSVIPDNYVQDSIFWFGIKQTLKANKD, encoded by the coding sequence GTGAAGAGAGGAATTCAACTACAAAATATTGTAAAATTAAAGAAGCCATTAAAAATTTGGTTGTTAGGTATTATTGTATTCCTGGGAATGGGAAGGGTTGGATTCGGACAACAAATTAGCTATACCAATCAACAGTGGTTTCAGTACTATAATAAGTTGAAGTTTAATGATCACTGGCTTTTACTTTCTGATGCCGGTTACAGATTTAGAAATGGATTTCAGCAGAAATCACAGTATTTAATTCGTGCGGCCGCAGGATATAAATTGAACAAGAATTTGAGGTTTGCGGCTGGAATGGCGCATTTAGGATTCTATGGTACTGAAAAACTAAGAATGGTGGAGTTTCGGCCACATCAACAGTTTACCATATTTCATGAAGGAAAACGATCCAAATTCAAACACCGATTTAGATTAGAAGAACGCTATTTTGAGACCATCAAAACGGAACATGTGGATAAGGTTTATCGATTTAATCTAAGATGGCGATATCGTATTTTATGGAATTATTTGTTGAATCCAAATGCATCTAAAAGCACCAGTTTTTGGTTTCACCTGGGAGATGAAATATTATTGAATGCTGGAACTGGTATAGGTCATAGAGTATTTGATCAAAATAGATTTTTAATAGGAGGTAGTGCCAGATTTAACTCTATGTTGGTATTTTCGTTTACATACAATTATCAGTGGAGATCATCTGTAATACCTGATAACTACGTTCAGGATTCAATCTTTTGGTTTGGAATAAAGCAAACCCTAAAAGCAAATAAGGATTAA
- a CDS encoding GNAT family N-acetyltransferase, with protein MTYRTASIEDIPAILIVRNSVLENRLSDPNSITHEDCAHFMKNRGKTWVAEFANQIVGFAMIDTIDDRVWALFILPQYEKLGIGKQLHHMMLDWFFGLDKESVWLGTTPNTRAEGFYRKLGWQYSGKYGNDEIKFRMSRNDWDLNK; from the coding sequence ATCACATATCGTACAGCTTCTATCGAAGATATTCCGGCCATTTTAATCGTGCGAAATTCAGTTTTGGAAAATAGATTATCCGATCCTAATTCAATTACGCATGAAGATTGTGCGCATTTCATGAAAAATCGAGGGAAGACCTGGGTGGCAGAGTTTGCGAATCAAATTGTTGGTTTCGCAATGATAGATACCATCGATGATAGGGTTTGGGCTTTATTTATACTTCCGCAATATGAAAAACTAGGCATAGGAAAACAACTTCATCATATGATGTTAGATTGGTTCTTTGGTTTAGACAAAGAATCGGTTTGGTTAGGGACGACACCAAATACAAGAGCAGAAGGTTTTTATCGTAAATTGGGATGGCAATATTCCGGAAAATATGGTAACGATGAAATCAAATTTAGAATGTCTCGGAATGATTGGGATCTCAATAAATAG
- a CDS encoding MFS transporter, giving the protein MITGEIVFLLPFVVIRIFRPTFLKVFEISNLELGSAFSVYGIIAMISYFWGGPIADRFTAKKLIIISLLLTAMGGLYMALIPSISGMVVLYAFWGMSTILLYWAASIKAIRTFGGEQTQGWAFGMVDGGRGLIAAILGSVSVLLFDTFLTVEAEQATLTDLSKALSQIIYLFIGLVVFSVFLVWMVFPQEKESKNIGPKLSLKGVLAALKHRTIWLQGFIILCAYVGYKTTDDFSLYASDVLGYDDVKAARLATLSFWVRPIAAFGIGWLGDKWKASRAVNISFAVIVLGSVILASGRLKDSIGLWIIVTIALTSIGIYGLRGVYFALFKEADVPIKYIGSAAGVVSLIGYTPDVFFGPLMGYILDRSPGIAGHQHLFMVLTGFALLGWIASILFQKNVAKQST; this is encoded by the coding sequence ATGATTACCGGAGAGATTGTTTTTTTACTGCCTTTTGTAGTCATAAGAATTTTTAGACCTACCTTCTTAAAGGTTTTTGAAATCAGTAATTTAGAGTTAGGTTCCGCATTTTCTGTTTATGGAATTATAGCAATGATTTCTTATTTCTGGGGAGGTCCTATTGCAGATCGATTTACGGCAAAAAAACTGATCATCATATCGCTACTTTTAACGGCAATGGGAGGACTGTATATGGCTTTAATACCTTCAATAAGTGGTATGGTGGTATTATATGCATTTTGGGGAATGAGTACGATACTCTTATACTGGGCTGCATCCATAAAGGCGATTCGAACATTTGGTGGGGAGCAAACTCAAGGCTGGGCATTTGGGATGGTTGATGGAGGAAGAGGGTTGATAGCTGCAATTTTAGGATCAGTTTCGGTCTTATTGTTTGATACTTTTTTGACAGTTGAAGCGGAACAGGCCACACTAACGGATTTATCTAAAGCATTGAGTCAGATCATTTATCTATTTATTGGTTTGGTAGTTTTTAGCGTGTTTTTGGTATGGATGGTTTTTCCACAAGAAAAAGAATCAAAAAACATCGGACCTAAATTATCTCTTAAAGGTGTATTAGCAGCGTTAAAACATCGAACAATCTGGTTGCAAGGGTTTATTATTTTATGTGCATATGTGGGCTATAAAACCACTGATGACTTCTCTTTATATGCTAGTGATGTATTGGGGTATGACGATGTGAAAGCTGCACGTTTAGCTACGTTGTCATTTTGGGTCAGACCAATTGCAGCATTTGGAATTGGGTGGTTAGGAGATAAATGGAAAGCCTCACGTGCGGTTAATATTTCTTTTGCGGTAATTGTATTGGGAAGTGTGATTTTAGCAAGTGGTAGATTAAAGGATAGTATTGGGTTGTGGATTATTGTTACGATAGCACTAACGAGTATCGGAATATATGGCTTAAGAGGAGTCTATTTTGCACTATTCAAAGAAGCCGATGTACCAATAAAGTATATTGGTAGTGCTGCCGGAGTTGTTTCGTTAATTGGATATACACCGGATGTATTTTTTGGACCTTTGATGGGATACATTTTGGATCGTTCTCCTGGGATAGCTGGACATCAGCATTTATTTATGGTCCTCACAGGTTTTGCTTTATTAGGATGGATTGCTTCCATACTGTTTCAAAAAAATGTGGCAAAACAGTCTACTTAA
- a CDS encoding serpin family protein, with protein sequence MRLYSGLLLFVGFITMAAIPADSEVKKVALNNNSFAFDLYKEIVKGEQGNIFFSPFSISTAMAMTYAGADGSTAEEIAQAMHFGPNTPEFHTSYGNYLSTLDKNAEGNIQLRIANKLWGEQHYAFVPQFLDLNKEAYRSSLQKVDFVKGWEASRVQINDWVARKTEDRIKDLIPPGALTTDTRLVLTNAIYFKGDWLYEFKKKDTKPRKFYQTQKSYSTVDFMNYKGGFNYYENDMFKMLRLPYKGRQQSMIIVLPHKHEYFEKMEGLQNSKLLQRALYSNMPEVIVSIPKFKMTKPLGLKGHLKTLGMVHAFKDGANFSKMTPSNDLYVSDVLHKAFVEIDEKGTEAAAATAVIIATESMVPSQPKKPKEFIADRPFLFYIIDDKTQSILFMGRVMNPL encoded by the coding sequence ATGCGTTTGTATTCAGGATTACTATTATTTGTAGGGTTTATTACCATGGCTGCGATTCCGGCAGATAGTGAGGTAAAAAAAGTAGCTCTAAATAACAATTCATTTGCGTTTGATTTATATAAAGAAATCGTAAAAGGAGAACAGGGAAATATATTTTTCTCACCGTTTAGTATTTCAACAGCTATGGCTATGACGTATGCAGGTGCAGATGGAAGTACAGCTGAAGAAATAGCTCAGGCCATGCATTTTGGTCCGAATACTCCAGAATTCCATACGAGTTATGGGAATTATTTATCGACATTAGATAAAAATGCAGAAGGTAACATCCAGTTAAGAATCGCGAATAAACTTTGGGGAGAACAGCATTATGCTTTTGTACCTCAGTTTTTAGATTTAAATAAAGAGGCCTATCGCTCATCCCTTCAAAAAGTTGATTTTGTAAAAGGCTGGGAGGCTAGTCGTGTTCAAATTAATGATTGGGTAGCACGTAAAACGGAAGACCGAATCAAAGACTTAATTCCTCCAGGAGCGCTTACCACAGATACACGTCTGGTACTCACTAATGCAATTTATTTTAAAGGAGATTGGTTATATGAATTTAAGAAAAAGGATACCAAACCTCGTAAGTTTTATCAAACCCAAAAATCATATTCCACAGTGGATTTTATGAATTATAAAGGCGGATTCAATTATTATGAAAATGACATGTTTAAGATGCTGCGTTTACCCTATAAAGGAAGACAACAAAGTATGATTATAGTTCTCCCGCATAAACATGAGTATTTTGAAAAAATGGAAGGACTACAAAACTCTAAACTATTACAGCGCGCTTTATACTCCAATATGCCTGAGGTAATTGTATCGATTCCAAAATTTAAGATGACCAAACCTTTAGGACTTAAAGGTCATTTAAAGACCTTGGGAATGGTGCATGCATTTAAAGATGGAGCTAATTTCAGCAAAATGACTCCAAGTAATGACCTGTATGTATCGGATGTTTTGCATAAAGCTTTTGTTGAAATAGATGAAAAAGGTACCGAAGCGGCTGCAGCCACAGCAGTAATAATCGCTACGGAAAGTATGGTGCCATCTCAACCGAAAAAGCCAAAAGAATTTATTGCGGATCGTCCTTTTCTGTTTTACATTATTGATGATAAAACACAATCCATATTATTTATGGGAAGAGTTATGAATCCATTATAA
- a CDS encoding VOC family protein yields MINAVSWFEIPVKDYNRAKQFYSTVLGADVTDHPMPDSKVQYGILPYDQEKNGVGGALIQAEGQNPTMDGMTLYISGGDDLAKPLSRVESAGGKIIQPKTDIGENGFMAQFIDTEGNRLALHSMN; encoded by the coding sequence ATGATTAACGCAGTAAGCTGGTTTGAAATTCCAGTAAAAGATTACAACCGAGCAAAGCAATTCTACAGTACAGTTTTAGGTGCTGATGTAACCGATCACCCCATGCCAGATTCTAAAGTACAATATGGTATTTTACCCTATGATCAAGAAAAAAATGGCGTAGGTGGAGCTTTAATTCAGGCAGAAGGGCAAAACCCAACTATGGATGGTATGACCTTATATATTTCAGGAGGTGATGATTTAGCCAAACCATTAAGTCGAGTAGAATCTGCAGGAGGAAAAATCATTCAACCCAAAACGGATATAGGCGAAAATGGATTTATGGCGCAGTTTATCGATACAGAAGGAAATAGATTGGCTTTACATTCAATGAACTAA
- a CDS encoding YafY family transcriptional regulator, producing the protein MSQLSRLISILTLLKSKRMLTATELSEKFDVSVRTIYRDMRKLEESGVPIITLEGKGYTIMDGYTVAPVQFTEKQANALITAQHLVKQTNDSSFIEDFEEALIKIKSVFRGDIQEKSEFLSRKIHVFDTKEGNIASNALSELQLAITQFNLVEINYQKLDDPEPILRKVEPFAMYSSDHKWIMLAWCHLRKDNRAFRVDRIKDFRILPEKFEDRKFDFPTYFMSSPYNPHK; encoded by the coding sequence ATGTCTCAACTATCCAGACTCATATCTATTTTAACACTGTTGAAATCCAAAAGGATGCTCACAGCTACAGAACTTTCAGAGAAGTTTGACGTCAGTGTGCGTACTATTTATCGTGATATGAGAAAGCTGGAAGAGTCCGGAGTTCCTATTATTACTTTGGAAGGAAAGGGGTATACCATTATGGATGGATATACTGTGGCTCCGGTTCAATTTACAGAAAAGCAGGCAAATGCTTTGATCACAGCACAGCATTTGGTTAAACAAACCAATGATTCTTCATTTATTGAGGATTTTGAAGAAGCATTAATTAAGATTAAATCTGTGTTTCGTGGCGACATTCAGGAAAAAAGTGAATTCTTAAGTCGCAAAATCCATGTGTTTGATACGAAGGAAGGGAACATTGCCAGTAATGCATTATCCGAATTACAACTGGCCATTACCCAGTTTAATCTCGTGGAGATCAATTATCAAAAATTGGATGATCCTGAACCGATATTAAGAAAAGTAGAGCCGTTTGCGATGTATTCATCAGATCATAAGTGGATCATGTTGGCCTGGTGTCACTTACGTAAAGATAATAGAGCATTCAGAGTAGATAGGATTAAAGATTTTAGAATTTTACCGGAAAAATTTGAAGATCGAAAATTTGATTTTCCAACTTATTTCATGTCTAGCCCATATAACCCACATAAATAA
- a CDS encoding DNA alkylation repair protein, producing the protein MAELFKHIYNDVFFNRFTDSITKLVSDFEKEKFINAIYSDEWEQKELKQRMRHISLTLNEYLPGTYSDKLEVILKSIPQLIHDGFKADNLEFMFYPDYVEVFGLEEPEISIPAFEEITQYVSCEFAVRPFLIQYPDMMILQMKKWAAHSHASVRRLASEGCRPRLPWAMVLPFLKQDPEPVLPILEALKSDPSEYVRRSVANNLNDISKDHPLTVISIAKSWQGKSKETDKLIKHACRTLLKQGDSEVMQLFGFGSTTHISIMDFTVHTPHVQIGDHLEFSFKLKNNDTSDALIRLEYGVYYQKANGSLSRKVYKISEKEYAQQSETSITRKQSFKLITTRKFHKGLHQVSLIMNGKESEKLDFELK; encoded by the coding sequence ATGGCTGAGTTATTTAAGCACATTTACAATGATGTATTCTTTAATAGATTTACAGATTCCATTACCAAACTCGTATCCGATTTCGAGAAAGAAAAGTTTATAAATGCAATTTATAGTGATGAATGGGAGCAAAAGGAATTAAAGCAGCGGATGCGCCATATTTCTTTGACTTTGAATGAATACTTACCGGGAACTTATTCGGATAAGTTGGAGGTTATATTGAAATCAATTCCGCAATTGATCCATGATGGATTTAAAGCTGATAATTTGGAATTCATGTTTTATCCCGATTATGTTGAGGTATTTGGGCTAGAAGAACCCGAAATTTCTATTCCGGCATTTGAGGAAATTACGCAATATGTAAGTTGCGAGTTTGCTGTGCGTCCGTTTTTAATTCAATATCCCGATATGATGATTTTGCAGATGAAAAAGTGGGCAGCACACTCACATGCATCTGTACGTAGGTTGGCATCAGAAGGTTGTAGACCAAGATTACCCTGGGCTATGGTATTACCTTTCTTGAAACAAGATCCGGAACCTGTTCTACCAATTCTGGAAGCTCTTAAATCAGATCCATCAGAATATGTGCGTAGAAGCGTAGCCAATAATTTGAACGATATTTCAAAAGATCATCCTTTAACAGTTATCTCTATTGCTAAATCGTGGCAGGGGAAATCAAAAGAAACTGATAAGTTGATTAAACATGCTTGTAGGACTCTTCTAAAACAAGGGGATTCCGAGGTAATGCAGTTATTTGGTTTTGGATCAACAACTCATATATCCATTATGGACTTCACTGTACATACGCCCCATGTTCAGATTGGAGATCATTTGGAGTTTAGTTTTAAACTCAAAAATAATGACACGAGTGATGCTTTGATTCGTCTGGAATATGGCGTTTATTATCAAAAAGCCAATGGCAGTTTGTCTCGTAAAGTCTATAAGATTTCAGAGAAAGAATATGCGCAACAATCAGAGACTTCAATAACCAGAAAGCAGTCTTTTAAATTGATTACGACAAGAAAATTTCACAAGGGCCTCCATCAGGTTTCTTTGATTATGAATGGAAAAGAATCTGAAAAATTGGATTTTGAGTTGAAGTAG